Proteins co-encoded in one Theileria equi strain WA chromosome 3, complete sequence genomic window:
- a CDS encoding haloacid dehalogenase-like hydrolase family member protein (encoded by transcript BEWA_001130A) produces MRLLSVLYIILALRFASTGNGDDGRLRRNSSTYSSFSEPTSPRDISQFVKPESPPKYFGIDIDGTLHTNNKESFEKNIEAFAEVRKKGYTPFFCTGRSLTSAMNVVGEEFKTKTGYNGYPGVYNDGSIVYDKDGNLIYSKPFSNTVLEAITERLVAENLKDKCLFCTKDAFYSLAELDQEFQNIFDSLNVIFPRLEVIGTILDIGVAEVFIQSRTFDIPGLERGVDYVEKYVGVDGIALSPPGITKGSAFSTLIKHSGGKPEDYGFIGDGDNDTEAMEFCNVSFAVGNSPDEVKKHAKWVLEETCDQGAVAKALKLTYDL; encoded by the coding sequence ATGAGGCTTTTATCAGTCTTGTATATTATCCTCGCCCTCAGATTTGCCTCAACTGGGAATGGCGATGATGGAAGACTGAGAAGGAATAGTTCTACATATTCCTCTTTCTCGGAGCCCACCTCTCCCAGAGATATTTCCCAGTTTGTAAAGCCAGAGAGTCCaccaaagtactttggAATTGACATTGACGGGACATTACACACTAATAATAAGGAAAGTTTTGAGAAGAACATCGAGGCTTTCGCAGAGGTGAGGAAGAAGGGTTATACGCCATTCTTTTGCACTGGAAGATCTCTTACATCAGCAATGAACGTTGTAGGAGAAGAGTTCAAGACAAAGACAGGTTATAATGGTTACCCTGGTGTATACAATGACGGCTCAATAGTTTACGATAAAGACGGAAATCTCATTTATTCCAAGCCATTTTCAAATACAGTCTTAGAAGCGATCACGGAACGTTTGGTGGCTGAAAATCTCAAGGATAAATGCCTCTTTTGCACAAAAGATGCATTTTATTCTCTCGCTGAACTTGACCAGGAGttccaaaacatttttgacTCACTGAATGTAATATTTCCAAGGCTAGAAGTAATTGGCACGATCCTAGATATTGGTGTGGCTGAAGTTTTCATTCAATCAAGGACCTTTGATATTCCTGGTCTTGAGAGGGGTGTGGACTATGTTGAGAAATATGTTGGAGTAGATGGCATTGCTTTGTCTCCTCCAGGGATTACCAAAGGGTCTGCATTTTCCACTTTAATCAAGCATTCTGGAGGAAAACCAGAAGACTATGGATTTATTGgtgatggagataatgataCAGAAGCTATGGAGTTTTGTAATGTCTCATTTGCAGTTGGCAACTCACCAGATGAAGTTAAGAAGCACGCAAAATGGGTGTTAGAGGAGACCTGTGACCAAGGAGCAGTTGCAAAGGCCCTCAAACTCACATACGATTTATAG